The sequence below is a genomic window from Ipomoea triloba cultivar NCNSP0323 chromosome 2, ASM357664v1.
AAGTaagctataattttttttctctctattgAGCAATACATCAGTAAATTTCGGTTGCATTTGACTCATATTGCATATATTATTAGCATGcacttttgatttttaaaaaaatcgcATATCAATATACTATTTTTGAAAATGGAGGTGCATGGTTTGTTGATTTCATTGTTGATAGACTAAAATTGtagtaatttgtttttttttttttttaaagttagagATGTATTATGCTATGACCGAAAGATACgaattaaaacaattacaatttacaaatatgtatgaacttataaaatacatttcattttaattaaaaaaatattacccTTTTCATGTAAAAAAATCTGAATTCCAAATACACACTATTACCTTGGATTCATTGTCTATGAATTAAGTTTGCGGGAGCTGTCACCCTCAGTtcataaatgataaattaatgCGCCTCATTAGTTGTAACCTTCACTGTAGAAAGTTTTTGTACTAAAATCCTCTACGGTTCTTTTGGAAATAGGTtaataatacgtagtaatacAAATCATTCATcatattttgtgaaattttattatgtattttattatcAAACATTAGGTACtctcaaaatattattatgtataaaataagtattatgtgagacagtctcacgtAAGATGcataatacattttaattaaaatgttatattttttatacaataaaaaaatattacattttaattaaaagtattacctGTCTCACACATTATTGATTCTTACGTATAATATTACATAGTATTGAGTAAtttgtattttccttttttcgAATGACAATGAAAACCTGCAATTACTATCCAAAAGTGTGCACTTAATAAACTTCACtcttatatttgtatttttcttttttcggaCGACAATGAAAATCTGTAATTACTATTTAAAAGTGTGTAATAATAAACTTCACTCTTATGtaataagcaaaaaaaaaatcacaggGATTTATTTTCCTGTTTTGCCTTCACCAATCAGTACAAATGTACAATGTACTTTGTTAGGCTGCGTACCAGAACAGGTTTTAGCACTTTAACTCCACTAGTCACCGAGAATGATAAACAATTAGCTTCAGGCTTCAGCTATTGTTTCAGTGATTGTTATTGGTtgaacttttttctttttaattaaggCTAAGTACTTATTAATCTTTTATCTTGTCATATTCGTATTCActttttaggttttttttttaaccatgaaaaaaaatataatcactgattatattttttttcatatgtaaTAGCTTACAAATTACACAGGGATGTAAACTACTAAGAAGATCCTATACGATAAGTTTAACTAAGAAGGTGTACAAGAACTTTCCACCTTATTTATACTCAAAAATACTTCTAAAACTTCATCTATAATAAATGTGCTCATGGATATTGCAAGGGTATGCAACGATCAATTTTGGCTGGTTTTTAGTTAACTAAAAGAATGTTAACATTATACCCAACCAAAGAATGTTAActagttttccaaaaaaaaaaaaaaaagaatgttaaCTAAAATCTTTTAACTTTATAACCAATAATCATTTATTGCATATTTCTACATTTAAATGCCTATTGAATTTTTAATCATCAACATTAATTATAACTAACCAATAACCAACCGAAAtaactgaaatttttttaacttcataaatcataattgaTAACTAACTGAATATAGAAAATTTAAGTCAATTCGATTATTAGTAATCAGTTACTCAATCGGTCAACTTTATTTACTCACCCATAATTGCAATTGAGAGAGTGAGTGTAGAGGTCCTAACTAATTGATTTAGTTCAGATGATTTGCACTACCTTGCACATGCTATTCAATTAGATCAAATTTTGTAGAACCTAGTACTATAGTACTGTAGTGCTGTATAAATGTAACCGGACAATAAGTTAATGACCACTTGTAAGAACTTGTTACCTTAGCGAGTGCATATAGCAGTGTCCTTTGACATAAAAACAGCATAGGTAGGTACTAGTGGATATCAGCAATGAAAACAGTATAGGCACAACTGCCCAATGCTTGCTCATATGTAAGAATCTGAAAGTTTGAAACCAGCACAAGTACACCAACTTTCAGGAATGACCAAAAAAATACTGCAACAGATTAAACGTGAGTAtccaaaatgagaaaaaaagtGTCATAAAATTACCGTTTTGTTGATAAACATAACTCAAGATCAGTTTCACTCGAGAAAACATAGTATTCCAACTACAGATAGTGCCGCATATCATAACATTACCATATTAGTCCCTACTTAATGTTCTGAATCTCTTCAAGCATCACTACGGCTTGATCACAAAGAGTGGCTGCGGATAGAAATTTGAGATATTGGAGAGCTTATAAAAGGATTTGAAGGAAAAAGGAGAGTAcagaaaatgaatcaaatgttaatgagaaaactcaCAGTATCAACACTGACGGGCTTGCCATCCTCAGCAAGGATCTCAACTATTGTTCCCGATTGATCAGCCTGGAGAgaagtgtatttttttaaaaggtttaAGAAATCACAGACATTGAAAGGGTATAGTCACAGAAAAGCAAATTGACATCACCAATCATCTCGAAGAACTAGTGCAACACTAAATCATGCTGCTAAAAGAGGTGTAGTTATGCTTATGCAAATACAGAGACCAATGGACTGTGTAACAccaaaagagaagaaaaaaatttgaGGTCTCAGTTGCAGATCGGGCAAAACATGTTGATAATGCGGGGATGATGTCTATGAAGGGGAGAGAGTGCATTGTTTACACATACCCTCAAGGGAAGAGGATCAAACATTAAAGCACTGTAATATCATGAGTTTTTGAGTTCTTGATCAAGGCCACAAAATAAGTTTGCCCACGAATAAGCTATAAATTTATGATGCTAGAATAAGAAAAGAATGCTTACTTCAATTTCATTCATCAATTTCATGGCTTCAATAATGCACAAAACTTGTCCCTTCTGTACTTTATCTCCAACCTGCATTAAAATTCCATTCATGCCAAAAATTTCAGGTATGTATGTGTGCATgtagaaagagagagaagaagaatagAAATACTACCTTCACAAATGGTGGTTCACTGGGTCCTGGACTTCGATAGAAAGTTCCTGCCATGGGGCATTTCAGTGGAGGCAAAGATGACTCAGATGGCTTGGTTTTTTGAGGGAGAGGTGCCTGGGCTGGGCCTGGAACTGGAGGAGGTACTGGTACAGATGAAGGGAGTGCACTAGGTTGTATAGCTGGCATGTAGTGTGACTGGACTGGCAGAGTATGAGGAGGAGGAGCAGCAGATGGTGGTTGCAGCAAGGCCTCTTTTTTACGGATTATGAGTTCACAGCCAAGTTGTTTCAACTTGAGCTCCGCAATATCTCTGGAATCAACTAGCCTTCAAAATATAGAACAGTAAATTATTACTACTCACATAATTGTGCGGAGATGATAAAAGTATCAAAAAGGTTATGCATGAATACTTGACAAGAGTTGAAACTTGGCTTAGGAACTCAGATATCGACTCTTCAGAGGCCAAAACTGCAGGCGAAGTCTCACTCGAGAGCTTGACATCATTGGATGCTGATGATACTTCAGACTCGGGAGGAGTATCAGGTGCAGCATTTGATGATCCATCCACAGAAACCTTAAGAAAAAGCACATCCATAgaagaaattttgaaatttccTCTAACAAAATCCGCGAAAGGGAACTTACCTCATTCAATTGTGCTTTTGCTACAACAGAGTGATTCCAGTTGGAATGCAAATCCTGCCAGAGGGAGATTGAAATCATCACACACTTCTCAAAGCAATAGTGTCATCGATTTTATCTCACAAATGAAATATAGATTTGAATCATAACAGTAAGAGAATATCAGTTCCCAAATACAAACACTGAAACGGAATCAGGGAACAGAGTACATgttccaaatttaatttttcttccaTTATCCTGAATGGTATAAGCATTTCTGTTTATGCAATCCAAGTAGTATATTTTCATCTTTCATTTTCCTGTTTTTTTGCTCCATCAGAAACTTCACAATCCGAATAGAGAAAGATTATTCTCATCTActctttataattataacagAATTTTCCTCTAGCATAACAAGTAACAGATCACCAATTTTAATTCCAGTAATTTCTTTGTTCCTGCTTTCACATTAAGCTTTTCCTTTCCTCAGTAAATTCAAGAGTTTAACCTGAACGATATCCTCATTCCTATTTTGCTTGCAACAATTCTCAGTTCATTTTTCGTAAAACCAAAGGAACACAAAAATAAGCAAGTAATGCTTTGTTCTACAGAACAAAGAGAGATCCTGCATGCATGGAAGAACACCACAAATATATACACGCgcaaatcaataaattaaaaaaaaataaaaaaaatagaaggcgGTTCAAGCATTTAACCAGAATTGCGCATCTTAAACCATACAAGTATTGACTATTAAGTATACAAGTACAGCGCATGACATGCTATGCATACCTTAGAAGAGGGGAACCGGAGTTTGAGCTTGAGCTTGAGCTTGGGATGAGATTGCGAGTAGTGGTGGCGGAAGAGAGGCAAACATTTTGATGAGTTCAAAACATTTCTCGTCGCCGCCGCAGAAGCTGAGGTAGTGGCGGCGGCTGCAGCGGTAGCTCCGATGGAAGTAGCCATTTGGCAAAGAGCTTCAACAGAAATACAGAAAAAGAGAAGGGATATTTCCTCCGAGAAATTCGATCATCCGAGAGAGACAGGTGTCGGATAGAGGGAggttatgatttatgaaatccAATTGGAAGAGGAACAGCGAACAGGAACAAGACAGAGCGGAGCAGGCTTTTCAGAATTTTGAGAGACTTGAGATAAAAGAAACGATGTCGTTTCCGGTAGCACATCGTCCTTTCGGATAAGGCAAAAAAGGATTGTCCGTACTATCCAAGAAATAcgtgaaattttttaaatgttatattCTTCAAATTTCAACAATCTGGGTATTATATATAGTTGAGAAGTGGGTAAAGGTTGATAGAGCAAGTATCATTATAGGTAGGGATGCAAAGTAGCAAATAAAAAACGATTGGTTAATTTGGTGCAAATTTCATTAGATAGCACCAAAGCGTTATAGCTAACTAGTttcacaattgttataccatgaaccagaTAATTACAGATATAAATGcagatacaaaatttgaaagattATTTTTGGACCAATATCTATAATGCAAGATAGAGcatagtccatggtataatttgtgcTAGTTTGATAGCAAATTAGTACTCCATATAAGTCAATCTAACTTGATCTACTCAGTGGAAATAGATCCGTCAATCAGGCTTCCAATCATGCCTGATTAGTTGAGTGCTCCAAATATCATGTGCCCCAGAGTATTGATCCATACACCAATTGAGCTACCTATAAGGCTATAACTCTATCAAAGCCTTGGAACATAGATTTAAGCCTTATAGCCGGAAACGTTTAGGCATTTCTCTCCTGCcagttgaaataaacaaaagcAACAGAGAATAGATTCTCTATTGACTATCAAGAGCTCAAAAGAATCATCTCTCCGGTGCTGCGCTATCCATAAAAGTTCTTTGCTACTAGACAATCTAGAATCCAAATTTTGACGGACAAGTTTACTGAACTTAGGCAGAAAATCTAGATTTCTTCTCTTCAGAACTCAAGGAGGTCAACAAATATTCAAGAACGACTTCAGCCAATGCATAGAGAGTATATTCTAAGATTTAATAACTGAAATGGTgagtttttaaaatacaaaatttcagtAAGAAAGAATAGAAGTTTGAAGAAAAATCAGTTTGAGCAAGCCAACTCAAGTTCAGGTGCATTTTCATCATtgataagatcactagacataGCATAAGGTATTCTATGGCGTTTTAGTATACGAGAAGTGGCTACTTTTCCCAAATCGTAGTTCAAAACAATCACCCTCTCATCATCCAGATCGAACCTTATTCTCTCTTTGCTATTATCCTCCACAAGCTTGCGCAAGTGTTTCAAATTCTCAACTTCAACACCATTAACCTTATTGACCTGCATTGCATACCAAACAGTTTCAACTATtttgaagcaaaaaaaaaaaaaaaaaaaaaactgcagtGACCAGAAACCTGGGTGTGAATGGAATAAAGATTAAATGCAAAAGATCGATGACTACTGTATCAGATGCCTACACTAAGAAACAATGCAAAAAATAAGAGAAAGAAAAGAGGAATAAGGGTTGGGGGAGACTATATTACCTGCAATTCTGCAAGACGCTCATACCCAGTATTGATATCATCTAACAAGACCTACATTATGTCAATTAATCATGTTAAACAGAGAATAAAGCTACCACAGGAAGTATAAGGTGGTTAGAAAGGAGTGAAAGCTAAAAACACctgagaaagaataacaagTTGTTCTCCAGGTTTTGTTGGAAGTTTCCTGAGTGCTCTTTCACACAACCGCCGAGGTGAGGTATTGTACCAGTCTTCTCCATACTCATGAAGATATGGTTGGGTCAAAGGAATGAAGACAAGACCAGCAAAAATGAAAAAACTGGGAAGCTTATCAAATTGATGAACCGGAACAAGGGGTTTCAGCTGCATAAATATTAACAGTTGTTACAGCAAACTCTTCATTCAATACTTCCAGCAATGTTGATATAATGCAACTATGTGAGGCTTAAAAAGGTACAATATTACTAAATATTACACCTGTAGTGTATTCACTATTTAGCATTATTGTGTTTGAAGCATAACCAAGTGTTATTGGTTACACCAAAATATCTCATGTGTTGGTGGTTTAAAGTTATTGTTATTTTCCATTAACTTCTAAAGATCACAATTGTTTTTAATCCTATGTTCTCCCTTTTGTCCACCATTAAGGGCATTTagagattaatattattatttttttgtttttgctccATATTAGTACATCTAGTTGCAATAGGttttttttcaaatgttatAACACACCAGAACTTGAACAAAAAAGTGTCCAAGGAGATATTGTCAATTTGCAATCACAGAGCCAATACTAATGGTTGAGACATGCTATCCAATCACATTAAACCATACTTCCACAGATATTTTGCTGGTTCAAAAGCacagtattttaaaatatagcCTGGAAAATGCGAATAATCAGAATGAGCAACTTACTGGAAAAAGATTGATGCAAAACTCATGCTTTTCACCATTTCTCAGTACTTTGAGTACTGCAGTTTCATTAGGTTTCTTCATAGAAACCAAGTGATCAAATGTTATTCGCTCTCTGTTTCGAAAATGAACTGTAAAGCACAAACAATCAGTGGTACTCagacaaccaaaaaaaatattggaacAAATGCAAGAGTAATAAATCTCAATATTTCTGAACTTATATAGTTATGCACATATTTAAGCAACGCATCAGGTCAATACTGCAATCTTCAAAAATTCCTGTTATCCATGACCCAAAGGGAACATGTATGTTATGTAATTATTTGTCACTCAATTGCAGAAAAGAACCTCAAATTAAATGAGCCCAAAAAACATACACATTTAAATACATTCAATTTAGATAGATTGCTGATTCAAAGGCAGTGCAGGCATTCCCCCAAAACTCATCTCTTTCATTTCACATGGCTATGCCATTGATGAGTACCAATAGGGCCAAACTTCAATGTTTTCTTAAATACATACTTTTTTCAAAGTAAAAGATGAAATGCAAAATATGAAGTGCCCAAATAGCTTACCTGTTCCGTCATTGGCTATAGGTATGCCATCAAATGAGAGAATGATATCATCTTTTCTCAACACCTTATAAGCATCAGAAAGTGGGTTGATTTTGCTCACAAGCACCCCAGTCAACTCTGGACCCATTTGAAAGTATTCGCGAAGCTGCAAATTTTCTGTAGGTTGGCATGACAAGCCCATAGAGCAAAACCCAACATAACTTCCATTCTCTTCGACTCCAGATATAAAATGTCTTATTACAGGGACAGGAATAATGTAACTGAAAGATCCAAGGAAcagaaacaaaaaaattgtaaaaaacaGACAAGCAAGCCCATCAAACTCTCAAGTGACTTTAACTATAATTGAGAACTCAAAATCAATGTGATTACTGTGCATAAAGTTGCAGCTAtaagtttccaaaaaaaaaaagttgcagcTATAAGAAATGTAAACTATCAATTTGCCAAGTTCATCAGTTTTGTGCTAAAGTTAGCATTTTGGAGAAGAAAATAATCGAGAATAGAAAGAAATAGGATAAAAGGCACTGgttttaattaatattctaCTAAAATAAAGGAATTTAGTTCATAATAGGACTTATTCAAAATGTCAATTaagatttaagaaataaaaatacaaataacatATAATGAATACTAATTCTATTTTTCATACAAATGGCATgatctttaaataaaatagaagaTACATTTGTTTgtagttatttaaaaaaaaaaaaaaaaaaaaggttgtccAGGTTGTTATTTGTGCATCGGTATCTTATTAAGCCTCCAAAAAGACATGATGTAAATTAACGAGAGTTCTCAcaaattcaatttaataaaaatggaaCTAGGTCTCAAGTTATACCCAATATTCTCTGCACCAGAGAGGTTCTGGAAAGCAACCCCAGCAACTTTGTTGCCCATGATTGCTGGCCCTCCACTATTTCCAGGATTTATAGCTGCATCAATTTGTATTGCCAAGAGTTGACTTGCACCATGTACATATTGTGTAGGTTCAACCCTTGAGACAACACCTTTTGTGACAGATATGTTGTCTCCCCCTACAACCAAGcaaaatttaattgaaataGTTGTTTAGGAAGATCATACTTGTTCAAAATGCCTAGCCTGAGTACTCAACTTACAAAAAGGCAGTCAATTTCATTAATCACACAAAGTTATAATCCAAGGTAAGAGGTTGACTGTTGGACCACTGGGGTGGAGGGTGGGGTACCCAAACAAAGTTCATAAAACTGAAAAACTTCCATTTTACCTTTAATCGATTGAAATAGAATGATATTACCTTGAGGATAACCAACTACAGCAACAGCTTCTTGAAGAAATGGAATGTCTCCAAGCTCTAAAGAGTTTGTACCCTCCCAGAACTCTTCATTCTCAACCACTAGAATAGCCAAGTCACATTCATGGCCAACTGCCTGGACTTTAGCTCTATACTTGGTTGGAGAGCCATGCTTTCTTACTAGTACAAAGGTATGATCGGCCACAACGTGAGCATTTGTCAGGATCCTCTTTCCATGAATAACAAAGCCTAAGGGAATAACACAAGTGTAAGACTTCAGAAGATCTTCACATCAGAAAACTATAACCAAATGAACTTtcaaaatcaaaaagaaaaaatgacaaTATAAAACTTGATTTGCATATGACATTTATGTTAGTCATGCAATACAAACATATGATAATTCTACAGCCCTACACacgaaaacattttattttgaagaCGGACAACATAATAATGGATATAACagagaacccaaaaaaaaaaaaggaaatagcATCTGTTGAGCATAACTAGTACTACGTAAGATTTAGTTAGATTCAAGAGAAATTTAGTACAGTTTCTACTAGCATATTCAAGCATGATCCTGAATGGCTATGGGCTATGGCATTCATGCCATCTAGCTAATTAGCTTATCTTATTTCCTTCAAAAATCATCCTACAACATAGCATGGCAAAATGTTCATGGTGAAGCAATCACACAAGTGTGTGAGCACAGGTCATCCCCAATTGTGAAGAGAACATGAAATGCAGCCTACCTTGGAACAAATAACCGCCTCAAAGCGACTCTTCTTAAATAACAAAAGAAGATTTTATTGGTAGATAGAGGGGAGAGGATCACATCGCAGCTCATTGGCAACCTCTAGGCTCTAGTCAAAGGATAAATACAGGTGATAGACTTTGGCAAACTAGTGAGAAATATTAATCACATTTCAACCTCATATTAATGATTACCGCTTGGATCTGACAAAGTTGAAAGCTAATTCAGGTTATTCAGCAAAACTTATAAGCTTTAAATATATGAGCTTGGGATTAAATTTCCAACTATAAATGCTACTTGgggaatattaaaaaaaaaactaactggagtttaattccaattttcaaaacaaGTACTCCATCTACCTGCTGTATCAAGAAACTGATGTTTCTTTGTTTGCATTAATGGTGATTAAAACCTGAGGTTCCCTCTGCTTTTTTGGAAGTTCTAACAAATTGCTTTGGGTCAAATGGGGGATAAGGAGCTTTTCCGTTACAAAATTATACAGCATTCCAAGTTCAGCTATGCCATAGTTAACTTCAAGTGTAACATTCAAATTGCAAGCACCTCAACAGGAAACAATTAAACGAATAATACTTTGATTGACAGCCGATTTGAATAGCTGAAATTTTGAGGGGGACAAGTGAGGAAAATATTGCATCCTAATTACTTTATATTATAgctaaatatatgaaaaaaaacaaATGCTATTTGCTTAAACATAAAATGTTTATTCGTAGGCTTCAGATGCATACAGATAAGTCTGGATGCATATGTAGGTCTAGTCTAGGTATTAAGTTTAAAAATGGAGCGGGAAAAGACATAAAAATTCAAACCAGAGCCGGTAGATTCGCGCTGGGATTTATTCTGCCAAGGTAGGAAGTAGCTAGGACTGCTGGAAACGGTGAAAATCTTAACCACAGAATCCAATGCGAGCTCAATCGCGTAATAAGCATCCGAAATGCTGCTTGTCGTGGAAAGAGACTCCGCCGGTGATTCCGAATTAATTAGTTGAACACCATCCGCGGCGGCGCCGCAGTTATTGTCGTCCAATCCATTTTCGGCGCTTGTGCTCGTGCTCGCGGTGGAAAATAATACGGAGGAACTGTATTTGAACCCGTCTGCTGAACAAGGGCGAAATGAATGGTAACAAAACTTGTCACTGACTTTGCTATCTACCCGATCGGCGGAACGCCCCACAATAAGTGGGCTGCGGCGGCGAAAGTAGCCGGCTGAGAGTCTTCGTGCCGCACGAAGGGCCGATCGTGTTCCCAGCATCGCTTTTCTGAGGctacctcttgaagcttgcgCTTTGGACTGGCTGCTTTTGAGCTACCGCTAATATGCCGCCATTTTTTCCAAAGCAGTACTATACTGTGGCTCGTAGGGTGCGCCCTCCTGAACGGGCCAACTAACGGACCTGGATAGCCAAACGGGTTGTCGAAATGGATCTTTATCGGTTCGGATCGACTTACTATTCGGTCCCCTTGTCACCCTGTACACTtacaaaatacggagtattgGAGTTGGGACtaataaattaagaataattttttaaaaaaaataagaataacgTTAGATgagataatttttattttggtcaTAGAAGATTCGCACACACTTGACGCATTGAAAGAtgttgagactacaacattgcttgaatcaatctttcaaattcaaaaaatgaaatttttttaaaaaatagctaCCGTTGAATCATTCATTAAATCTGcatgtaaaatatttattatgcatcatttaaatatattataactaatataaatttataatttattttattttttaccctCAATCTGCTTATATTAAAGGTAAAATTAgcatcaattttgacaaaaaaaagtTGGTATATAAGATATAGTCACtgtttaaaaatatgtatacacacaGTGACACACT
It includes:
- the LOC116003813 gene encoding biotin carboxyl carrier protein of acetyl-CoA carboxylase 1, chloroplastic-like, whose protein sequence is MATSIGATAAAAATTSASAAATRNVLNSSKCLPLFRHHYSQSHPKLKLKLKLRFPSSKDLHSNWNHSVVAKAQLNEVSVDGSSNAAPDTPPESEVSSASNDVKLSSETSPAVLASEESISEFLSQVSTLVKLVDSRDIAELKLKQLGCELIIRKKEALLQPPSAAPPPHTLPVQSHYMPAIQPSALPSSVPVPPPVPGPAQAPLPQKTKPSESSLPPLKCPMAGTFYRSPGPSEPPFVKVGDKVQKGQVLCIIEAMKLMNEIEADQSGTIVEILAEDGKPVSVDTPLFVIKP
- the LOC116004824 gene encoding protease Do-like 10, mitochondrial — its product is MLGTRSALRAARRLSAGYFRRRSPLIVGRSADRVDSKVSDKFCYHSFRPCSADGFKYSSSVLFSTASTSTSAENGLDDNNCGAAADGVQLINSESPAESLSTTSSISDAYYAIELALDSVVKIFTVSSSPSYFLPWQNKSQRESTGSGFVIHGKRILTNAHVVADHTFVLVRKHGSPTKYRAKVQAVGHECDLAILVVENEEFWEGTNSLELGDIPFLQEAVAVVGYPQGGDNISVTKGVVSRVEPTQYVHGASQLLAIQIDAAINPGNSGGPAIMGNKVAGVAFQNLSGAENIGYIIPVPVIRHFISGVEENGSYVGFCSMGLSCQPTENLQLREYFQMGPELTGVLVSKINPLSDAYKVLRKDDIILSFDGIPIANDGTVHFRNRERITFDHLVSMKKPNETAVLKVLRNGEKHEFCINLFPLKPLVPVHQFDKLPSFFIFAGLVFIPLTQPYLHEYGEDWYNTSPRRLCERALRKLPTKPGEQLVILSQVLLDDINTGYERLAELQVNKVNGVEVENLKHLRKLVEDNSKERIRFDLDDERVIVLNYDLGKVATSRILKRHRIPYAMSSDLINDENAPELELACSN